A part of Miscanthus floridulus cultivar M001 chromosome 6, ASM1932011v1, whole genome shotgun sequence genomic DNA contains:
- the LOC136455940 gene encoding phospholipid-transporting ATPase 1-like, producing MASERPLLIATTPGASTPDDAPSPHPPAASLLPPAQSEPPLRADHLAFSVEVPDPFRPPYRRGDGPADDPSASSQREREGGDDESRGVIVGEPSPEFAGNAIRTAKYSFLTFLPRNLFEQFRRLSYVYFLAITVLNQLPQVAVFGRGASVLPLAFVLFVTAVKDAYEDFRRHRSDRQENNRLASVLTLGTAGEFQPKRWKNICVGDVVRVASNETLPADMVLLATSDPTGVAHVQTVNLDGETNLKTRYAKQETQVRFSQNAGVGGILHCERPNRNIYGFQANLEIDGKRVSLGPSNIVLRGCELKNTTWTIGVVVYAGKETKVMLNSSGAPSKRSRLETQLNRETVILSFMLIGMCTTASVLAGIWLLNHRRELEFTQFFREKDYTTGKNYNYYGVGMQIFITFLMAVIVYQVIIPISLYISMELVRLGQAYFMGADEDLYDESSRSKFQCRALNINEDLGQIRYVFSDKTGTLTENKMVFQCASIRGVDYSSGKDTGRYSVVVGDHLWTPKMAVKTDPQLVKLLRDSGSNEEQKLVLEFFLALAACNTIVPLVLDTRDSKQKLIDYQGESPDEQALAYAAASYGIVLVERTSGYIVIDVLGDRQRFDILGLHEFDSDRKRMSVIVGCPDKTVKLYVKGADSSIFGITNNSSELDIVRATEAHLHKYSSLGLRTLVVGMRELSRSQFEEWQLAYENASTAVLGRGNLLRSVAANIEHNVHILGATGIEDKLQDGVPEAIESLRQADIKVWILTGDKQETAISIGYSCKLLTNDMTQIVINNNSKESCQRSLVEALATTKKLRAASSIGTQGPLLASETSTVTLALIVDGNSLVYILETELQDELFKLATECSVVLCCRVAPLQKAGIVALIKNRTDDMTLAIGDGANDVSMIQMADVGIGISGQEGRQAVMASDFSMGQFRFLVPLLLVHGHWNYQRMAYMILYNFYKNATFVLVLFWYVLYTAFTLTTAITEWSSLLYTVLYTSLPTIVVGILDKDLNKATLLSYPKLYESGQRDDKYNVNLFALNMLEALWQSLAVFYLPYFAYRRSTIDMSSLGDLWALAPVIVVNMQLAMDIIRWNWIIHAFVWGTIAATTVCLFVIDSIWVLPGYGAIFHIMGTGLFWFLLLIIVVTAMVPHFVFKAFTEHFRPSDIQIAREMEKFANVNQVNLSEIPMRGLS from the exons ATGGCGTCCGAGCGCCCGCTCCTCATCGCCACAACCCCGGGCGCCTCCACCCCCGACGACGCCCCCTCGCCGCATCCCCCAGCGGCGTCACTGCTCCCGCCGGCCCAGTCGGAGCCTCCTCTCCGCGCGGACCATCTCGCCTTCTCCGTCGAGGTCCCCGACCCATTCCGGCCTCCCTACCGCCGTGGCGACGGACCCGCCGACGACCCATCCGCGTCGTCGCAGCGGGAGCGCGAGGGCGGGGACGACGAGTCCCGAGGGGTCATCGTGGGAGAGCCCTCACCGGAGTTCGCCGGGAACGCCATCCGAACGGCGAAGTACTCGTTCCTCACCTTTCTACCGCGGAACCTCTTCGAACAGTTCCGGCGGCTGTCGTACGTCTACTTCCTCGCCATCACCGTGCTCAACCAGCTGCCCCAGGTCGCTGTGTTCGGCCGCGGCGCGTCCGTGCTACCGCTCGCCTTCGTGCTCTTCGTCACCGCCGTAAAGGACGCCTACGAGGATTTCCGCCGCCACCGCTCCGACCGCCAGGAGAACAACCGCCTTGCCTCCGTGCTCACACTGGGCACCGCTGGCGAGTTCCAGCCCAAGAGATGGAAGAACATATGCGTCGGGGACGTGGTGCGCGTCGCGTCCAATGAGACACTGCCGGCCGACATGGTGCTGCTTGCTACCAGCGACCCCACCGGCGTTGCGCACGTCCAGACTGTGAATCTCGATGGGGAGACCAATCTTAAGACGCGGTATGCCAAGCAGGAGACACAGGTCAGGTTCTCCCAGAATGCTGGTGTCGGTGGCATCCTGCATTGCGAGCGGCCCAACAGGAACATTTACGGGTTCCAGGCAAATCTGGAGATTGATGGCAAGCGTGTCTCGCTTGGGCCATCCAACATTGTGCTTCGCGGTTGCGAACTCAAGAACACCACATGGACAATAGGGGTTGTGGTATATGCTGGGAAGGAGACCAAGGTGATGCTAAATAGCTCAGGGGCACCGTCGAAGCGGAGTCGCTTGGAAACACAGTTAAATCGGGAGACTGTCATATTATCCTTTATGCTTATTGGGATGTGCACAACTGCATCCGTGCTTGCTGGGATTTGGCTGCTGAATCACCGGAGGGAGCTGGAGTTCACCCAATTCTTCAGGGAGAAGGATTACACGACTGGGAAAAACTACAATTATTATGGTGTTGGGATGCAGATATTCATCACATTCCTTATGGCAGTGATAGTGTATCAGGTTATCATTCCTATCTCATTGTATATATCAATGGAGTTGGTAAGGCTTGGACAGGCATATTTCATGGGTGCTGATGAAGATCTGTATGATGAGTCATCAAGGTCAAAGTTCCAGTGCAGAGCTTTGAATATAAATGAGGATTTAGGGCAAATAAGGTATGTGTTCTCTGACAAGACTGGGACGCTAACGGAGAACAAGATGGTGTTCCAGTGTGCTTCGATTCGCGGGGTTGATTACAGCTCTGGTAAAGATACGGGTCGATACTCGGTTGTAG TCGGTGATCATCTGTGGACACCAAAGATGGCAGTTAAAACTGACCCTCAGCTTGTGAAACTACTCAGGGATAGTGGTTCAAATGAGGAACAAAAGCTTGTTCTTGAATTCTTCCTTGCTCTTGCTGCCTGTAATACCATCGTACCGCTTGTCCTTGACACTAGAGACTCAAAACAAAAGTTGATTGACTATCAGGGTGAGTCCCCTGATGAACAGGCACTAGCATATGCTGCAGCATCTTATGGCATTGTCCTTGTTGAGCGAACATCTGGTTACATAGTGATTGATGTCCTTGGTGACAGGCAGAG ATTTGATATACTGGGACTTCATGAGTTTGATAGTGATCGTAAGAGGATGTCTGTCATAGTTGGCTGCCCTGATAAGACTGTTAAGCTGTATGTGAAAGGTGCAGACAGTTCAATATTTGGAATTACAAACAATTCATCTGAATTGGACATTGTTCGTGCTACAGAGGCGCATCTCCACAAGTATTCTTCACTTggtctaagaactcttgttgttgGTATGCGCGAACTGAGTCGATCTCAGTTTGAGGAGTGGCAATTAGCTTATGAGAATGCCAGCACAGCAGTACTTGGAAGAGGAAACTTACTCCGATCTGTTGCTGCAAACATAGAGCACAATGTCCACATATTGGGGGCCACTGGGATTGAAGATAAGCTTCAAGATGGGGTTCCAGAAGCAATAGAGTCTCTTAGGCAAGCAGACATAAAGGTTTGGATTTTGACTGGAGATAAGCAGGAGACCGCAATTTCGATTGGCTACTCCTGTAAGCTGCTGACCAATGACATGACACAAATTGTTATAAATAACAATTCAAAGGAGTCATGTCAGAGAAGTCTTGTGGAGGCGCTTGCCACAACTAAGAAGCTCAGAGCTGCTTCATCAATTGGTACACAGGGTCCATTGTTAGCATCAGAAACTTCTACTGTAACTCTTGCTTTGATTGTAGATGGTAACAGCCTTGTTTACATTCTGGAGACGGAATTGCAAGATGAG CTTTTCAAACTAGCAACTGAATGTAGTGTTGTCTTATGTTGTCGAGTGGCTCCATTACAGAAGGCAGGGATAGTTGCCCTTATCAAGAACAGGACAGATGATATGACCTTAGCAATTGGTGATG GCGCAAATGATGTTTCAATGATTCAAATGGCCGATGTTGGGATTGGCATCAGTGGCCAAGAAGGACGACAAGCTGTTATGGCATCAGATTTTTCTATGGGACAATTTAGATTCTTGGTTCCTCTTTTATTAGTTCATGGTCACTGGAATTATCAAAGGATGGCCTATATGATCCTTTACAACTTTTACAAGAATGCTACGTTTGTCTTGGTTCTTTTCTG GTATGTACTTTATACAGCATTCACTTTGACAACTGCTATCACTGAATGGAGCAGTCTCCTGTATACTGTCCTTTATACGTCCCTTCCAACAATTGTCGTCGGCATTCTTGACAAGGATCTTAATAAGGCAACCCTGTTATCTTATCCAAAGCTATATGAATCTGGCCAGAGGGATGACAAGTACAATGTGAATTTGTTTGCGCTCAATATGCTTGAAGCACTCTGGCAGAGTTTGGCCGTTTTCTACTTGCCATATTTTGCATATAGACGAAGCACAATAGATATGTCTAGTCTTGGAGACTTGTGGGCACTTGCACCTGTCATTGTTGTAAATATGCAATTGGCCATGGACATTATTAGGTGGAACTGGATAATACATGCGTTTGTTTGGGGCACAATAGCTGCAACAACAGTCTGCCTCTTTGTGATAGATTCCATATGGGTTCTTCCAGGGTATGG GGCAATTTTTCATATAATGGGGACTGGCCTGTTTTGGTTTCTGCTGCTTATCATTGTTGTTACAGCAATGGTCCCACATTTTGTATTCAAGGCTTTCACTGAACACTTTAGGCCCAGCGATATTCAAATTGCCCGTGAGATGGAAAAATTTGCAAATGTAAATCAGGTGAACTTGTCGGAAATTCCAATGAGAGGACTTTCATGA